Proteins encoded within one genomic window of Theobroma cacao cultivar B97-61/B2 chromosome 7, Criollo_cocoa_genome_V2, whole genome shotgun sequence:
- the LOC108662756 gene encoding receptor-like protein 12 — MRSFLGSYQFVSFLFFYLYSQAYISSCFTTSSIQRPTWSHNEGQALLLFKQTLFIDHTASLLCNSNYGSPTYSFPKTDSWKEDSDFCLWDGVTCDGVTGHVIGLDLSCSWLYGTIPSNSTLFLLQHLKRLNLAFNNFGQSKISARFGQFPNLTHLNLSSSFFSGQVPSEISHLSKLVSLDLSRFSLPGVGEQEPFHALKLETTTLKRLAQNFSEVEELFLAGIDMCSVDPVHLVNLSSSLTSLSLDDCGLNGTISDIIFQFPNLKLLKLGNNPDLLVYLPKSNGTSTLEVLDLKQTILVGELSDSIRSLKSLKSLNVASCDLNGSIPASLVNLSQIVVLELSDNKFSGWIPASLANLTQLQHLDLSYNELEGTIPHYANGLSKLVTLFLPSNLLNGTIPPWVFKLPSLQSLSLANNRLNGHISEFQSKSLSIIYLKKNMLQGHIPSSIFQLVNLTVLDLSLNNFSGIVELDMFSQLQNLESLDLSLNSLSLSSENHVNYTLTNLQSLSLSSCNLSEFPNFLRGSKGLKFLDLSKNRIQGQIPKWMWNVGKESLLHLYLDHNFLTGHLQFPWRNVVILYLQSNLFQGVLPIPPVRTSFFSIANNDMTGEIPSLICTVSSLKIIDVSHNNLSGKIPSCLLNFSKNLLVLDLRANNFHGTIPKSIVEPCSLENLNFHGNQMEGLLPRSLANCRNLKVLDLGKNKFTGTFPNWLETLPMLQVLVLSSNKFHGVVNNSRARLLFPKLRVLDLANNDFVGPFPACYIENLKAMANHTDSRSSSKYVEGSRSYDYSVVLTIKGQEVELVKVLTIFTSIDLSNNYFQGVIPEVIGKLNSLIGLNLSHNNFFGHIPPSIGNLTNLEWLDLSSNKLIGKIPWELVNLTFLVILNLSKNQLVGSIPQGKQFNTFENSSYEGNVGLCGFPLSKACNEIGMQKPTKAMKESGIGFGWKVVLMGYGCGLIFGLTGGYLVFQTGKPKWIINLVEGKQLQKGKRSRKKKCL; from the coding sequence ATGAGGTCTTTTCTTGGGAGTTATCAATTCGTCTCATTCCTCTTTTTTTACTTGTATTCTCAAGCTTACATTTCGTCCTGTTTTACTACTTCTTCAATACAAAGGCCAACATGGTCTCACAACGAGGGTCAGGCTTTGCTTCTCTTCAAGCAGACCCTCTTTATTGATCATACTGCTTCGTTACTTTGCAATTCAAATTATGGCAGTCCTACGTATTCTTTTCCTAAGACAGACTCATGGAAGGAAGATTCAGATTTCTGTTTATGGGATGGAGTCACTTGCGATGGCGTTACAGGTCATGTGATTGGCCTTGATCTTAGTTGCAGTTGGCTTTATGGTACCATTCCTTCCAACAGCActctttttctccttcaacACTTGAAGAGGCTCAATCTCGCATTTAACAATTTCGGGCAATCCAAGATTTCAGCTAGGTTTGGTCAGTTCCCAAATTTAACACATCTTAACCTCTCTAGTTCATTTTTTTCAGGCCAAGTTCCATCCGAAATCTCACATCTTTCCAAGCTAGTTTCACTTGATCTGTCTAGGTTCAGTCTGCCTGGTGTCGGTGAACAAGAACCGTTTCATGCACTGAAGCTTGAAACAACAACTCTGAAAAGGTTAGCTCAGAACTTTAGCGAGGTAGAAGAACTTTTCCTTGCTGGAATAGACATGTGTTCAGTTGACCCTGTTCACTTAGTGAACCTTTCTTCCTCTTTGACATCTCTTAGTCTGGATGATTGTGGATTAAATGGGACAATTTCGgacataatttttcaatttccaaATCTGAAGTTGCTCAAATTAGGTAACAACCCTGATCTTCTGGTTTATCTTCCAAAGTCCAATGGGACTAGTACCCTTGAAGTCTTAGATCTTAAACAGACTATTCTTGTTGGAGAATTGTCTGATTCAATCAGGAGTTTGAAGTCATTGAAATCTTTAAATGTTGCTAGTTGTGACTTGAATGGGTCAATCCCGGCATCACTTGTAAACCTTTCACAAATTGTTGTCCTAGAGCTCTCGGATAATAAGTTTAGTGGATGGATCCCAGCATCTCTTGCAAACCTCACACAGCTTCAACATTTAGACTTGTCATATAATGAACTAGAGGGCACTATTCCTCATTATGCAAATGGGCTTTCAAAATTAGTAACTTTATTCTTGCCTTCTAACTTACTTAATGGAACTATACCACCTTGGGTGTTTAAGTTACCTTCATTACAGTCATTGTCTCTTGCAAATAATAGACTCAACGGTCATATTAGCGAATTCcagtcaaaatctttgtccataatctatttaaaaaaaaacatgttgCAGGGTCATATTCCAAGCTCAATCTTTCAACTTGTAAACCTCACCGTGCTTGATCTATCTTTAAATAACTTTAGTGGCATTGTTGAGTTAGACATGTTTTCGCAGCTCCAAAATCTTGAATCACTCGATCTTTCTCTTAATAGTCTGTCATTGAGCTCAGAGAATCATGTCAACTACACATTAACCAATCTCCAGTCCTTGTCATTGTCGTCTTGTAACTTGAGTGAATTCCCCAATTTCTTGAGAGGTTCAAAAGGGTTGAAGTTTTTAGACCTTTCCAAAAATAGAATTCAAGGCCAGATTCCCAAATGGATGTGGAATGTGGGGAAGGAATCTTTGTTACATTTATACCTTGATCATAATTTTCTAACAGGTCATTTGCAATTCCCATGGAGGAATGTTGTAATTCTCTACCTCCAATCTAACCTGTTTCAAGGAGTGCTTCCAATTCCACCCGTTCggacttctttcttttccattgCAAACAATGACATGACGGGGGAGATTCCTTCTTTGATTTGCACGGTCAGTTCCCTGAAAATTATTGATGTATCACATAACAACTTGAGTGGCAAGATTCCTAGTTGTCTTCTTAACTTTAGTAAAAATCTTTTAGTGTTGGATCTGAGGGCAAATAATTTTCATGGAACCATCCCCAAATCAATTGTGGAACCCTGTAGCTTAGAGAATCTCAACTTCCATGGAAACCAAATGGAAGGGTTGTTACCAAGATCTTTGGCCAATTGTAGGAACCTGAAGGTTCTAGACCTTGGCAAGAACAAGTTCACGGGTACATTTCCCAATTGGTTGGAAACTCTTCCAATGCTGCAAGTGCTTGTTTTGAGTTCAAATAAATTCCATGGTGTTGTAAATAATTCCAGAGCAAGACTACTTTTCCCCAAGCTACGAGTCTTAGACCTCGCTAACAATGATTTTGTTGGTCCTTTTCCTGCTTGTTACATTGAAAATCTAAAAGCTATGGCGAATCACACTGACAGCAGAAGTTCTTCAAAATACGTGGAAGGAAGCCGCTCATATGACTATTCAGTAGTTCTGACAATAAAAGGACAAGAGGTTGAATTGGTGAAAGTTTTAACCATATTCACAAGCATTGATCTCTCCAATAACTACTTCCAGGGCGTGATTCCAGAAGTTATAGGAAAGCTTAATTCACTCATAGGGCTGAATCTTTCTCATAACAACTTCTTTGGTCATATTCCACCATCCATTGGAAACTTGACCAATCTTGAATGGTTAGATCTCTCATCGAACAAGCTTATTGGCAAGATACCTTGGGAATTGGTAAATTTGACATTTCTTGTCATTTTAAATCTTTCCAAGAATCAACTTGTTGGATCTATACCTCAAGGCAAACAATTCAACACTTTTGAAAACAGTTCATATGAAGGAAACGTTGGGTTATGTGGCTTTCCACTGTCGAAAGCTTGCAATGAAATCGGGATGCAAAAGCCCACCAAAGCGATGAAAGAATCAGGAATTGGATTTGGGTGGAAAGTTGTGTTGATGGGGTATGGATGTGGTTTGATATTTGGACTGACTGGTGGATATCTTGTCTTCCAAACAGGAAAACCAAAATGGATTATAAATTTGGTCGAGGGAAAACAGCTTCAAAAGGGGAAAAGatcaaggaagaaaaaatgctTGTAG
- the LOC108662757 gene encoding receptor like protein 30-like, with protein MKGLDIEPERVLTLFATIDMSSNKFHGGIPEIVGNLISLQLLNFSHNSLTGHIPSSLGNLTALESLDLSTNKLVGEIPMQLIGLKFLEVLNLSQNQLVGLIPQGNQLNTFLNDSYDGNLGLFGFPVSKSCGKGEEQEPPESAFHKEFILVHWIGNL; from the coding sequence ATGAAAGGTTTGGACATTGAACCTGAGAGAGTTCTAACTCTTTTTGCAACCATTGATATGTCAAGCAACAAATTCCATGGAGGAATTCCAGAAATAGTTGGAAACCTCATTTCTTTGCAATTGCTCAATTTTTCCCATAACAGCCTAACAGGTCATATTCCTTCCTCACTGGGAAATCTAACAGCACTTGAGTCACTGGATCTCTCTACCAACAAGCTTGTTGGGGAGATTCCTATGCAGTTGATTGGtttgaaatttcttgaagTATTAAACCTGTCACAGAACCAGCTTGTTGGACTCATACCTCAGGGAAATCAATTAAATACCTTTCTGAATGATTCCTATGATGGCAACTTGGGATTGTTCGGATTTCCAGTGTCAAAGAGTTGTGGCAAGGGTGAGGAACAAGAACCACCGGAATCTGCTTTTCATAAGGAATTTATTCTTGTCCATTGGATTGGAAATTTGTAA